CACCACATCACAAATTCCACTTTCCTGCTGTAAAATAATCTGGGTATTTCTGGCAATTTTTGCTGAATAATCTGTAGGTAAAGCAATCGCCTCATCCAATGCGTTGGTATGTAAGGATTGTGTTCCTCCTAATGCTGAAGATAATGCTTCAATAGCAGTCCGGGTAATATTATTAAAAGGTTCCTGCTCTGTAAGTGACCATCCTGATGTTTGAGAATGGGTTCTCAGCGCTAAAGATTTTGGATTCTGAGGGTTGAACTGTTTCAAAAGATTAGCCCAGATGTATCTTGCAGCACGCATTTTAGCTATTTCCATAAAATGGTTCATGCCTATTGCCCAGAAAAAAGAAAGTCTTGGGGCAAAATCATCCACATTCATTCCGGCTTTAATTCCGGTCCTTACATATTCCAAACCATCTGCCAATGTATATGCCATTTCAAGAACAGGGGTTGCTCCCGCTTCCTGCATATGATAACCAGAAATCGAAATAGAATTGAATTTGGGAATGTATTTAGATGTATATTCAAAGATATCCGCAATGATCTTCATGGAAGGGGTAGGTGGATAAATATACGTATTTCTTACCATGAACTCTTTCAGAATATCATTCTGAATGGTTCCTGAGAGCTGATCCTGTTGAACACCTTGTTCTTCTGCGGCAACAATATAGAACGATAAGATTGGTAAGACCGCACCGTTCATCGTCATGGAAACCGAAATCTGATCCAGAGGGATTTCATTGAATAAAATCTTCATATCCTCAACGGAATCAATGGCAACCCCGGCTTTCCCAACATCTCCCACAACTCTTGCATGATTGGAATCATATCCTCTGTGGGTGGCAAGATCGAATGCTACAGACAATCCTTTTTGCCCTGCTGCCAGGTTTCTTCTATAGAATGCGTTAGACTCTTCAGCGGTAGAAAATCCGGCATACTGACGTATTGTCCAAGGTTTTTGAACATACATCGTTGAATACGGCCCTCTTAAATAAGGTGAAATTCCGGGAGATGTCTCTGTAAGAGCTTTATCTTTAACATCTTCATGGGTGTAGGATGATTTTAATTCTAACCCATCCTTTTCGAAATTATAAATCTCACCTTCTTTAGGCAAAATATCCAGATTCAGTTTTCTTACAGAAATTGTCTTTCGCATTTCAATAATTTTATCCCCGTAAAGTTAATTTTTTTGAATGAAACATGAAACTACAGTTAAACACCTGTTATTAAAACCAATAGCTAAATAAAAAGCCGGACAATTGTCCGGCTCCGATCTAATTTTTAACTTTATTATTTCTTAATCAGCTTTGTACTGTATGTTTTAGTTTCACCGGTAATGGTAATAACATACATTCCTTTAATAAGTGAAGCTACATTAATTCTTTGACCTTCCAGTTTACCGCTTTGTACTAGTCTTCCTTCAGCGCTGTAGAT
The sequence above is drawn from the Chryseobacterium daecheongense genome and encodes:
- the scpA gene encoding methylmalonyl-CoA mutase, whose product is MRKTISVRKLNLDILPKEGEIYNFEKDGLELKSSYTHEDVKDKALTETSPGISPYLRGPYSTMYVQKPWTIRQYAGFSTAEESNAFYRRNLAAGQKGLSVAFDLATHRGYDSNHARVVGDVGKAGVAIDSVEDMKILFNEIPLDQISVSMTMNGAVLPILSFYIVAAEEQGVQQDQLSGTIQNDILKEFMVRNTYIYPPTPSMKIIADIFEYTSKYIPKFNSISISGYHMQEAGATPVLEMAYTLADGLEYVRTGIKAGMNVDDFAPRLSFFWAIGMNHFMEIAKMRAARYIWANLLKQFNPQNPKSLALRTHSQTSGWSLTEQEPFNNITRTAIEALSSALGGTQSLHTNALDEAIALPTDYSAKIARNTQIILQQESGICDVVDPMGGSNLVESLTQQMIEEAMRYIDEVEQEGGMTKAIEAGIPKMRIEEAAARKQAKIDSGEEFIIGVNSFKSALKQEPIEILDIDNTEVRRKQIERLDSIKQTRNGEAVEEILNEIRESAKTGKGNLLALCIEAARRRVTLGEMSDAMEESFGRYKANIRTISGVYAMNASKNEYFEKALHLTQKFEEEEGRRPRLMVAKMGQDGHDRGAKVVATAFADMGFDVDVAPLFQTPEEVAKQAVENDIHILGVSSLAAGHKTLVPQVVEELKKLGADDVTIVVGGVIPQQDYEFLYANGADFIFGPGTNLPKCAVEILDKFLNKS